Proteins encoded together in one Planctopirus ephydatiae window:
- a CDS encoding acetylxylan esterase — translation MLSRRSMLGVTALGVAGTGVSVIGGLAGGVQSGSGTALANSTPHEPATIPSHSESVIQNLKEQEKLPPIQRFGRMMHTYIDGQIREKMQERQSKLSQINTREAALSYIQDVSQKIKTAFGSFPERTPLNARITGTLNRDTYRVDKLLYESQPGFFVTANLYVPTATKGPFPAVVGECGHAVNGKAYPSYQSFAQGLARQGYIVLIFDPVSQGERIQYPADDASKSRIGIGVLEHLHEGNQQFLINEFLGTTRAWDAIRALDYLQSREDVIPHQIGITGSSGGGTLTMWLCGLDSRWGMAAPSCAVTSFYRNFQNELPTDTEQCPPYALQFGLDHADFMAVMAPKPVVILAQEEDFFDVRGTIQAYEELRKIWRLLGHEDNLKLSIAPGGHDYSQVSREAMYAHFHQATGQSKASTEPPIVLEKDADLFVTTQGQVAELKGATVFSMTAQKARLISEARSRKTGEDWKKHLRACLQLPEKFSVPDYRILRGVSGRQYPRPGVTHYALQTEPGIETIVYRLAQQRLESRPPVLNEGCALYVSSLSADSELREEAWLSRRIESNPDQSLFACDLRGVGDSRPDTCGGTQTYLQPYGNDYFYAIHSLMLGRPIPSQRVFDLLSTIAWLKSLGHSSIELIAFERGTVPALLAACLSEGIASVQFVGLPASNLAMANTEDYQWPLSSVIPNVLSKFDLPEAVELIKSRGIRWIDVS, via the coding sequence ATGCTTTCTCGGAGATCGATGCTGGGAGTCACTGCCCTGGGTGTTGCAGGAACTGGTGTGTCGGTCATCGGGGGTCTGGCAGGTGGTGTTCAGAGCGGTTCAGGAACTGCCCTGGCGAACAGCACACCTCATGAGCCAGCAACCATCCCATCGCATTCAGAGAGTGTGATCCAAAATCTCAAAGAGCAGGAAAAACTTCCCCCCATCCAGCGATTTGGCCGGATGATGCACACTTACATCGATGGTCAGATCCGCGAAAAAATGCAGGAACGCCAATCGAAGCTCTCTCAAATCAATACACGCGAAGCGGCTCTTTCTTACATTCAGGATGTCAGTCAGAAGATCAAAACAGCATTTGGATCGTTTCCAGAACGCACTCCGCTGAATGCGCGGATCACTGGAACTCTCAATAGAGATACGTATCGGGTTGACAAACTGTTGTATGAAAGTCAGCCCGGTTTTTTTGTGACGGCGAATCTTTACGTGCCAACTGCCACCAAAGGCCCCTTCCCTGCTGTCGTGGGGGAATGTGGCCATGCTGTGAATGGCAAGGCCTATCCTTCGTACCAGTCTTTTGCACAAGGGTTGGCCAGGCAAGGTTACATCGTGTTGATCTTTGACCCGGTGAGTCAGGGAGAAAGAATCCAGTATCCTGCGGATGACGCATCGAAATCCCGAATTGGGATCGGTGTGCTGGAACACCTTCATGAAGGGAATCAGCAGTTCCTGATCAATGAGTTTCTGGGGACGACCCGCGCCTGGGATGCAATTCGCGCACTGGATTATCTCCAGTCTCGTGAGGATGTGATTCCTCATCAGATCGGGATTACGGGAAGTTCCGGCGGTGGCACCTTGACCATGTGGCTGTGTGGTCTCGATTCTCGGTGGGGAATGGCTGCTCCCAGTTGTGCGGTGACTTCCTTCTATCGGAACTTTCAGAATGAACTCCCCACCGATACGGAACAGTGTCCGCCCTATGCTTTACAGTTCGGTCTGGATCACGCCGACTTTATGGCGGTCATGGCTCCTAAGCCAGTGGTCATACTCGCTCAGGAAGAAGACTTCTTCGATGTGCGTGGGACAATCCAGGCTTATGAAGAACTCCGCAAAATCTGGCGTTTGCTGGGTCACGAAGACAATTTGAAACTGTCGATTGCCCCGGGTGGGCATGACTATTCGCAAGTGAGCCGGGAAGCGATGTATGCCCATTTTCATCAGGCGACCGGTCAATCAAAAGCCAGCACCGAACCACCGATCGTGCTCGAAAAAGATGCCGATCTGTTCGTGACCACGCAAGGCCAGGTGGCTGAACTCAAAGGAGCGACGGTCTTCAGCATGACCGCTCAGAAAGCTCGATTGATTTCAGAGGCTCGCTCTCGAAAGACTGGTGAGGATTGGAAAAAGCATCTTCGAGCATGCCTCCAGCTTCCTGAGAAATTCTCTGTACCAGACTACCGGATTCTTCGAGGCGTCTCCGGTCGCCAGTATCCTCGTCCGGGAGTGACCCACTATGCACTTCAGACAGAACCAGGGATCGAAACGATTGTCTATCGCCTCGCCCAGCAGCGATTGGAATCTCGACCACCAGTCCTGAACGAAGGTTGTGCACTTTATGTGTCGAGTCTCTCTGCGGACAGCGAACTTCGTGAAGAAGCATGGCTGAGCCGGCGCATCGAATCAAATCCCGATCAGTCATTATTCGCCTGCGACCTGCGAGGTGTTGGTGATTCCCGCCCTGATACCTGTGGTGGCACACAAACCTACCTTCAGCCTTATGGCAACGATTACTTTTACGCGATTCATTCACTCATGCTGGGCCGCCCGATTCCCAGCCAGCGAGTTTTCGATCTGCTGTCGACAATCGCGTGGCTCAAGTCGTTAGGGCATTCATCGATCGAATTGATTGCCTTTGAACGTGGTACAGTCCCGGCACTCCTCGCGGCCTGTCTGTCCGAAGGGATTGCCAGTGTCCAGTTCGTTGGACTGCCCGCGAGTAATCTTGCGATGGCGAACACAGAGGATTATCAGTGGCCGCTATCTTCTGTGATTCCCAATGTCCTCTCGAAGTTTGATTTGCCGGAAGCTGTCGAACTGATTAAGTCACGCGGCATTCGCTGGATCGATGTGTCTTGA
- a CDS encoding glycosyl hydrolase family 28-related protein gives MIQQCLYLQPFATKVLIAACISQFAIILACTASLADDQPVPSVASQMESLQWSFEETLNAIANTAKTAVEPLASSITGTFPLSDDTPGEFIYDPLTRKSRHNRQSVSFSESHESSRPLVYKLPRSLWENASSGFTLECFIHPADEAGNNALICGFPGAEKSSSQLALEWNWNPNHHVTFHGFGYRMTDGRQERFPVGHYLSTSRLNREKNPWRHLALVYDRQASMLTCWIDYHLSKSTEIKDLTTQSLGDFYIGGNKDRWGVHGKIDEVRLVTQPLDPAQFLRARKDAIEEVDFVSTQKVVPIDAGCYDVKRHFGAAGDGRTDDTAAINAAFAHLADKVPLARNTLIFPEGVYLVSDMLYCSRFIDIKGAGPDRTILRLKDQVFIDQESPQPVLRMSSTRGAPGSHPWVNGSSIGLYLEGMTIDTGKGNPGAKGLEYHSNNLGRLEHIVIRSGDGSGLVGLDLTHHDVGPALAKHVSVTGFDVGVAINYQEYSHTFEHLTLKNQRVAGFRNRGNIVAIRGLKSENQVPAMETVGANSMVTLLDSELMGGSNSANAIESAGALYACRVKTSGYRHAVHQQGFNKPAAEHPEQTVNGPWIEEFTGQQVVQGFGHPTGSLRLKIEETPDPEMPPAKEWVNLIKYAHRVVDENWSLALQAAVDDGARVVYLPANERFQWKTPVKLHAPLERIVGFGHEIGWHPSVWTRSGDYEQTDAQAAPPPLLIYDEQQAGHTLVFDRLECQHVQHASPATLVLRSSSPRRYSTTVAGSGGKIFAEDVGGADWHFDHPQSVWVRQWNPESHASGPCIHSRGATIWSLGFKTEYESQKLLAEAGAKTEILGAFIYPIGKIPEGRPVFENRDSQLSLIYGLSVYQSNHSVQIIDQQGSERRQVKNEALLWVGSRGRMDLYTSTGQILSK, from the coding sequence ATGATTCAACAATGTTTGTACTTGCAGCCTTTTGCGACCAAGGTGCTGATCGCAGCATGTATCAGCCAGTTCGCAATCATTCTGGCGTGTACAGCCAGCCTGGCTGATGATCAGCCTGTGCCCAGTGTGGCAAGTCAGATGGAATCTCTGCAGTGGAGCTTTGAAGAAACGCTGAATGCCATCGCGAATACTGCAAAAACCGCGGTTGAGCCCCTCGCGTCGTCAATCACCGGCACTTTTCCCTTGAGTGACGATACCCCAGGTGAATTCATTTACGACCCACTCACGAGGAAATCGCGGCACAACCGCCAGAGTGTAAGTTTCTCCGAATCGCACGAAAGCAGTCGGCCACTGGTCTATAAACTGCCCCGTTCCCTGTGGGAGAACGCATCCAGTGGCTTCACGCTCGAGTGCTTTATTCACCCGGCTGACGAAGCGGGGAATAATGCCTTGATCTGCGGTTTTCCAGGTGCCGAAAAATCCAGTTCCCAATTGGCGCTCGAATGGAACTGGAACCCGAATCATCATGTCACATTCCATGGCTTTGGCTATCGCATGACTGATGGGCGTCAGGAAAGGTTTCCCGTGGGTCATTACCTGTCGACGTCACGGCTCAATCGAGAGAAAAATCCCTGGCGACATCTGGCTTTGGTCTATGACCGCCAGGCATCGATGTTGACGTGCTGGATCGATTATCACCTTTCGAAATCCACTGAGATCAAAGATTTAACCACTCAAAGTCTTGGGGACTTTTATATCGGGGGGAATAAGGATCGCTGGGGCGTTCATGGCAAAATCGATGAGGTACGACTCGTCACGCAACCTCTCGATCCCGCCCAGTTCTTGAGAGCCAGAAAAGATGCGATCGAGGAGGTGGATTTTGTCTCGACTCAGAAGGTCGTTCCAATAGATGCGGGCTGCTATGACGTCAAACGCCACTTTGGTGCGGCGGGTGATGGCCGCACGGATGACACTGCGGCGATCAATGCGGCGTTTGCCCACCTGGCCGACAAAGTGCCCCTTGCTCGAAACACCTTGATATTTCCCGAAGGTGTGTATCTCGTGAGTGATATGCTCTATTGCTCCCGGTTTATCGACATCAAGGGTGCGGGGCCGGACAGAACCATCCTTCGACTTAAAGATCAGGTTTTTATCGATCAGGAATCGCCCCAACCCGTCCTGAGAATGAGTTCCACACGAGGGGCCCCCGGTTCTCATCCCTGGGTGAATGGCAGCAGTATTGGGCTGTATCTCGAAGGCATGACAATTGATACAGGCAAGGGGAATCCCGGCGCGAAGGGATTGGAATACCATTCCAATAATCTCGGCCGGCTCGAACACATCGTCATTCGCTCGGGGGATGGGAGCGGTTTGGTCGGACTTGACCTGACACATCATGATGTGGGGCCTGCACTGGCGAAACATGTTTCGGTAACGGGTTTCGATGTCGGGGTGGCGATCAATTACCAGGAGTACAGCCATACTTTTGAGCACCTTACGCTGAAAAATCAGCGAGTGGCGGGCTTTCGCAATCGCGGCAATATCGTCGCGATTCGCGGTCTCAAAAGTGAAAATCAGGTTCCCGCGATGGAAACAGTCGGCGCCAACTCGATGGTCACACTGCTCGACTCTGAACTGATGGGAGGGAGCAACTCGGCCAATGCCATTGAATCAGCCGGTGCGCTCTATGCCTGTCGAGTCAAAACGTCCGGGTATCGCCATGCAGTTCACCAGCAAGGTTTTAACAAGCCCGCGGCTGAGCACCCCGAGCAAACCGTTAATGGGCCATGGATCGAAGAGTTCACGGGTCAGCAGGTGGTTCAAGGTTTCGGTCATCCCACGGGAAGCCTTCGGCTCAAAATTGAGGAGACACCTGATCCGGAAATGCCACCTGCCAAAGAGTGGGTCAACTTGATAAAGTATGCCCATCGAGTCGTTGATGAGAACTGGTCTTTGGCCTTACAGGCGGCTGTCGATGACGGTGCCCGAGTGGTTTATCTCCCCGCCAATGAGCGATTTCAGTGGAAGACTCCCGTGAAGCTCCATGCACCGCTGGAGCGAATCGTGGGTTTTGGTCACGAAATCGGTTGGCATCCCAGTGTGTGGACTCGATCGGGAGATTACGAGCAGACCGACGCTCAGGCCGCTCCTCCGCCCCTCCTGATCTATGATGAACAGCAGGCGGGACACACCCTGGTTTTTGATCGGCTGGAATGTCAGCACGTGCAGCATGCCTCGCCAGCGACTCTCGTTTTACGAAGCAGTTCACCCAGGCGTTACAGCACCACGGTTGCGGGGAGTGGTGGAAAAATTTTTGCAGAAGATGTGGGCGGGGCCGATTGGCATTTCGATCATCCGCAGTCGGTCTGGGTACGTCAGTGGAACCCGGAAAGTCATGCTTCAGGGCCTTGTATCCACAGCCGTGGTGCCACGATCTGGTCACTCGGCTTTAAGACCGAGTACGAAAGTCAGAAGTTGCTGGCGGAAGCGGGTGCAAAAACTGAGATTCTGGGGGCGTTTATCTATCCCATTGGAAAGATTCCTGAGGGACGACCTGTCTTTGAGAATCGGGACTCGCAACTTTCCTTGATCTATGGCCTGAGTGTCTACCAATCGAACCATTCCGTGCAGATTATTGATCAGCAAGGGAGCGAGCGGCGGCAGGTCAAAAATGAGGCTTTGCTGTGGGTGGGTAGCCGAGGTCGCATGGATCTCTACACTTCCACTGGTCAGATTCTTTCCAAATGA
- a CDS encoding DUF1549 domain-containing protein, whose product MNPTRIFVIAAAMAPILVWSCVVQAAEIPSPDLSISTAIDRLLQESHDRAGIVPARRTDDRSLLRRTTLDLAGRIPTSAEIRAYEQDSASERQLRLVDRLMSAADYAIHFRNELDAMLSAGGNSPQEWKDYLLRACEENQPWDETFRELLAPDQNLEEQRGAAHFLKSRLNDLDDLTNDTSSLLLGVSINCAKCHDHPLVEDWKQDHYFGLQAFLAQTYQTRSGRLAEKPPTELNFKTTSGVEKSARLMFLTGATVTAPEDKRTDEQKKADAEMVRNQREKEGLAPPAELGFSPRKEFVKLALDPANRTFMARSIINRTWARLMGRGLVHPVDQMHSGNPSNHPVLLDWLERDFIDHGFDLSRLIRGIVLSDAYARSSQWVYDTPAPPADQFAVAAIKPLTPQQLTVSLIIATMNPEKIPSSDFHEQGVDPNTWKSFRTELEKKASGTARLLEYPGENFQISVTEALLFNNAAQIQNNYLKSSDERLVNFLSNQWKAQQTQEDLHARSMDSLIQTSFEIVFTRRAEEDEVSMFRNYLLERNERLPEAYQQMLWAMITSPEFRFNY is encoded by the coding sequence ATGAACCCAACCAGAATTTTTGTGATTGCGGCTGCAATGGCCCCCATACTGGTCTGGAGTTGTGTTGTTCAAGCGGCAGAAATTCCATCTCCGGATTTGAGCATTTCCACTGCGATTGATCGCCTGCTGCAAGAGTCTCATGATCGCGCTGGCATTGTGCCGGCTCGCCGGACAGATGATCGTTCTCTGCTGCGCCGCACGACTCTGGATCTCGCGGGACGAATCCCGACTTCGGCAGAAATCCGTGCTTATGAGCAGGATTCGGCTTCTGAACGCCAGTTACGACTCGTTGATCGACTGATGTCAGCTGCCGATTACGCGATTCATTTTCGCAATGAGCTGGACGCCATGCTTTCTGCGGGTGGAAACAGTCCGCAGGAATGGAAAGATTATCTACTGAGAGCTTGCGAAGAGAATCAGCCCTGGGATGAGACCTTTCGTGAACTTCTGGCACCGGATCAGAATCTCGAGGAACAGCGCGGAGCGGCACATTTTCTCAAGTCACGCTTGAACGATCTGGATGATTTAACGAACGACACAAGTTCGTTACTGCTGGGTGTCAGCATCAACTGCGCTAAATGCCATGACCACCCTCTGGTCGAAGACTGGAAGCAGGATCACTACTTTGGCCTGCAGGCCTTTCTGGCACAAACCTATCAGACACGCTCTGGTCGTCTGGCAGAGAAGCCACCGACCGAGCTGAATTTCAAGACGACATCGGGAGTGGAAAAATCAGCCAGACTGATGTTTCTCACGGGAGCGACAGTCACGGCGCCAGAAGACAAACGGACGGACGAGCAGAAAAAAGCCGACGCTGAAATGGTTCGAAACCAGCGTGAGAAGGAAGGCTTAGCACCACCGGCTGAGCTCGGATTCAGCCCACGCAAAGAGTTCGTCAAGCTGGCATTAGATCCTGCGAATCGAACCTTTATGGCCCGCTCAATCATCAATCGCACATGGGCTCGACTCATGGGGAGGGGATTGGTTCATCCCGTCGATCAGATGCATTCCGGGAATCCATCGAATCATCCCGTCCTGCTCGACTGGCTCGAAAGAGATTTTATCGACCATGGTTTTGATTTGAGTCGGCTCATTCGAGGAATCGTCCTGAGCGATGCCTATGCGCGATCATCTCAATGGGTGTACGACACGCCGGCCCCTCCCGCAGATCAGTTTGCCGTTGCAGCCATTAAGCCGCTGACTCCTCAACAACTGACGGTCTCTTTAATCATCGCCACCATGAACCCGGAAAAGATTCCTTCAAGTGATTTCCATGAGCAGGGCGTTGATCCAAACACATGGAAATCTTTTCGTACAGAATTGGAAAAGAAGGCTTCAGGCACCGCCAGATTGCTCGAATATCCGGGTGAGAACTTCCAGATTAGTGTGACGGAAGCCCTGCTATTCAATAATGCGGCACAGATCCAGAACAACTACCTGAAATCCTCGGATGAGCGGCTGGTCAATTTTCTCTCCAACCAGTGGAAAGCACAGCAAACTCAAGAGGATTTGCATGCCAGAAGCATGGATTCTCTGATCCAGACCAGCTTTGAAATCGTTTTTACAAGAAGAGCAGAAGAAGACGAAGTTTCGATGTTTCGTAATTACCTGCTGGAGCGAAATGAACGTCTCCCAGAGGCATATCAGCAAATGCTCTGGGCCATGATCACCAGCCCCGAGTTCCGCTTTAACTATTGA
- a CDS encoding c-type cytochrome, whose product MSRHQVFASAWHRFRFVSSCSLLLLCGANISLQAEEPAEKKWSQAVERMLVNGRELAASTDSKFPAENAPWIWGPSYDTPYVLKKSWVVPEGLVAAQLVATCDNEMELFLNGKSIGSSNEWQTPITIPLTGKLAKGENVLTAKVRNEGGIAAFCCRLSMKDAQGKVSAIESDESWQAFSSDDLQKQHPIKLVAKPGEAPWGQVMTNANEVSPAAKNFSVPSGFEVERLFVVPRDELGSWVAITSDPKGRLIASDQGGKGLVRITPAPLDGTGETIVEKIPVELSGAQGLLWAFDALYVVCNGGPGSGLYRATDSNGDDVLDKVEKLRDLQGGGEHGPHSIVLSPDGQKLFVICGNHTKVPFNIKDLTPPQTMGGIRAEQRRVELAADGASRLPANWDEDQIITRMWDANGHAAGILAPGGYVVSTDKDGKSWEVWSAGYRNPYDMAFNTDGELFVYDADMEWDFGTPWYRPTRVNHATSGSELGWRSGSGKWPAIFPDSLPALYDIGPGSPVGVTFGYGTRFPAKYQKALYLCDWTFGTMYAIHLTPEGSSYRATREEFVSRTPLPLTDVTIGRDGAMYFTVGGRGGQGELYRVRYTGNESTQPVMAKSEEGAALRSLRRELESFHTSAAKPDQAIPKALANLGHEDRYIRYAARVALEHQPVAQWKDKALASKSSLALIEGAIALAHQADPSDQLAILKALDQIDIEKLSATQKVWLLRAYELVMVRLGEPSVEFKKSFAARWNPQFPSGEFDLDRQLSSMLVAVRAPGIVSRLVNLLSEQSSSKGRPTNLAPDESALKELITRNAGYGSAVRASLERGGDLLQIHYAYALRTVHERDAWTIDDRKGYHGWFQRAREWAGGNSFRKFLINMENESLTGLSENEKLALEVLGARKPYTPPPLPKPMGPGKAWTKDEVMALVTSGRLDRGRNFEKGKRAFAAARCIVCHRFGEDGGATGPDMTQVAGRFQLKDLVEAIVEPSKVVSDQYKASVVETADGRSLVGRIVHESPTSILLVTDPEDATKFVELARKEIESISAAQESLMPKGLLNTLNEEELLDLLAYSISRNNPRDARFKK is encoded by the coding sequence ATGAGTCGGCATCAGGTTTTCGCCAGTGCTTGGCATCGTTTTCGGTTCGTATCCTCATGCAGCCTGTTGTTGCTGTGCGGGGCGAATATCTCTCTTCAGGCTGAAGAACCAGCGGAGAAAAAATGGTCGCAAGCGGTCGAACGCATGCTCGTCAATGGCCGGGAGCTTGCTGCCAGTACCGATTCAAAGTTTCCAGCTGAGAATGCTCCCTGGATCTGGGGCCCATCGTACGACACACCTTATGTACTCAAGAAGTCGTGGGTTGTTCCCGAAGGTCTCGTGGCTGCGCAGCTTGTCGCCACGTGCGATAACGAGATGGAGTTGTTCCTGAATGGGAAGTCGATTGGTTCGAGCAACGAATGGCAAACTCCCATCACCATCCCTCTCACAGGTAAGCTCGCCAAGGGGGAAAATGTTCTGACGGCGAAAGTCCGCAATGAAGGCGGGATCGCAGCGTTCTGCTGCCGCCTGAGTATGAAAGATGCCCAAGGCAAAGTTTCTGCCATCGAGAGTGACGAGAGCTGGCAGGCGTTTTCAAGCGACGATCTTCAGAAGCAACATCCCATCAAGCTGGTGGCCAAACCGGGAGAAGCCCCGTGGGGCCAGGTGATGACAAATGCGAATGAAGTCAGTCCCGCAGCCAAGAATTTTTCAGTCCCCAGTGGCTTTGAAGTCGAACGACTGTTTGTGGTCCCCCGGGATGAACTGGGTTCATGGGTGGCGATTACTTCGGATCCTAAGGGTCGGCTGATTGCCAGCGATCAAGGTGGCAAAGGCCTGGTGCGAATTACACCAGCCCCTCTCGATGGCACCGGTGAAACAATCGTTGAAAAAATTCCAGTCGAACTTTCGGGAGCACAAGGGCTCCTCTGGGCTTTTGATGCTCTCTACGTGGTGTGCAATGGTGGGCCAGGCAGCGGGCTCTATCGAGCCACCGACAGCAATGGAGACGACGTTCTTGACAAAGTTGAGAAACTTCGCGATTTGCAAGGGGGTGGTGAGCATGGCCCGCATAGCATTGTGCTTTCGCCAGATGGTCAGAAACTGTTTGTGATTTGTGGCAATCACACGAAAGTTCCGTTCAACATCAAAGATCTCACCCCGCCGCAAACGATGGGTGGAATTCGTGCTGAGCAGAGACGTGTTGAACTAGCGGCCGATGGCGCCAGTCGATTGCCTGCCAACTGGGATGAAGACCAGATCATCACTCGTATGTGGGATGCCAACGGGCATGCTGCAGGGATTCTGGCTCCAGGTGGATATGTCGTTTCGACAGACAAAGATGGCAAAAGCTGGGAAGTCTGGAGTGCGGGTTATCGCAATCCTTATGACATGGCTTTCAACACCGATGGTGAGTTATTTGTCTACGATGCCGACATGGAGTGGGATTTTGGTACACCCTGGTATCGGCCCACCCGCGTCAACCATGCCACCAGCGGCAGTGAACTGGGGTGGCGCAGTGGCAGTGGCAAGTGGCCTGCGATTTTTCCAGACAGCTTACCCGCGCTGTATGACATTGGTCCGGGTTCACCGGTCGGTGTGACGTTTGGATATGGCACTCGCTTCCCGGCCAAGTACCAAAAGGCACTTTACCTGTGCGATTGGACGTTCGGGACGATGTACGCGATTCATCTCACTCCGGAAGGCTCAAGTTACCGTGCCACGCGTGAGGAGTTTGTCTCTCGCACACCGCTCCCACTGACAGATGTCACGATTGGTCGTGATGGAGCCATGTACTTCACCGTGGGTGGACGTGGTGGGCAAGGTGAACTTTATCGTGTGCGTTACACCGGAAATGAGTCGACACAGCCCGTCATGGCGAAGTCTGAAGAGGGGGCCGCGCTGCGTTCTTTAAGGCGTGAACTTGAAAGTTTCCATACGTCTGCAGCCAAACCGGATCAGGCAATCCCCAAAGCTTTGGCAAATCTGGGACATGAAGACCGGTACATTCGCTATGCAGCCCGGGTAGCACTTGAGCATCAACCAGTTGCTCAATGGAAAGACAAGGCTCTTGCCTCCAAGTCATCACTGGCTCTGATCGAAGGGGCCATCGCGTTGGCTCATCAGGCAGATCCCTCCGATCAGCTGGCAATCCTCAAGGCTCTCGACCAGATTGATATTGAGAAGCTTTCAGCCACCCAGAAGGTATGGCTACTCAGAGCCTACGAACTCGTGATGGTTCGTCTCGGTGAGCCCTCAGTCGAGTTTAAGAAGAGTTTCGCGGCCCGATGGAATCCCCAATTCCCCAGTGGCGAGTTCGACCTCGACCGGCAACTCTCCTCGATGCTGGTCGCTGTCAGAGCCCCGGGAATTGTTTCCCGGTTGGTGAACCTACTTTCTGAGCAATCGAGCTCAAAGGGACGTCCCACGAATCTGGCACCAGACGAATCTGCTCTCAAAGAGTTGATCACCCGCAATGCCGGCTATGGAAGTGCCGTGCGGGCATCCCTCGAACGAGGTGGTGACCTGTTGCAAATTCATTACGCCTATGCCTTGAGAACTGTTCATGAACGGGATGCCTGGACGATTGATGATCGCAAGGGGTATCACGGGTGGTTCCAGCGGGCTCGTGAGTGGGCCGGTGGCAACAGTTTCCGCAAGTTTCTGATCAACATGGAGAACGAGAGTCTTACGGGGCTTTCTGAAAACGAAAAACTGGCGCTGGAAGTTCTCGGTGCCCGTAAGCCTTACACGCCGCCCCCGCTGCCAAAGCCAATGGGCCCTGGTAAAGCCTGGACAAAGGATGAAGTGATGGCCCTGGTGACGAGTGGCCGACTCGATCGAGGTCGAAACTTCGAAAAGGGCAAACGTGCCTTTGCGGCTGCACGTTGTATTGTCTGCCATCGCTTTGGTGAAGACGGTGGTGCCACCGGGCCCGATATGACACAGGTCGCCGGCCGATTCCAGCTCAAGGATCTTGTCGAGGCGATTGTCGAACCCAGCAAGGTTGTTTCGGATCAATACAAAGCGAGTGTGGTGGAGACAGCCGACGGTCGCTCGCTAGTGGGGCGGATCGTGCATGAATCGCCGACGTCGATTCTGCTGGTGACAGACCCCGAAGATGCCACCAAGTTTGTCGAACTGGCGAGGAAGGAAATTGAGTCCATTTCCGCAGCGCAGGAGTCACTGATGCCCAAAGGGTTGTTGAATACACTCAATGAGGAGGAATTACTAGATCTGCTGGCGTACTCGATTTCTCGAAACAATCCACGAGATGCGAGATTCAAAAAGTAG
- a CDS encoding NAD(P)/FAD-dependent oxidoreductase has product MTTDSVGIVGAGMAGLACALQLTSKGIPCAIFEASDAPGGRIRTDFYEGFRLDRGFQVLQTAYPEARAVLDYPALKLCSFNPGALVYSQGDWKLMADPWRKPSTAWASLNSGFANFADFWKLYRLRQRLLSTSIEQLWDEPELPTIDYLQKKVGFSKSLIEAFFRPWYSGIFLESELQTTSRFFNFVFKMLAEGQAALPALGMQQIPEQLASRLPQGTIHYLSRVEKIDGQTLIFTNGKKESFSTIVLATDGLSAIRLSEGFIPVTKTCSTACLYFSCEIPHAAHRWLMLNGDGHGPVNNLCFPAGVSPDYAPAGKTLISASVVGAAAQADPEKLQSEVRDQIESWFRLKSKSHSQANPWLGSPLPQLEHLRTYRIEHALPAQPVGKLSGSRLKHDFRPAMLRPGLYSAGDYLETASIQGAMTSGRRVAEAIANH; this is encoded by the coding sequence GTGACGACGGATTCGGTTGGGATTGTCGGGGCGGGAATGGCTGGGTTGGCTTGTGCTCTCCAGTTAACCTCGAAGGGAATTCCGTGTGCAATCTTCGAGGCCAGCGATGCACCGGGAGGACGCATCCGCACAGATTTCTATGAGGGATTTCGCCTGGATCGTGGTTTTCAAGTCTTGCAGACGGCCTATCCAGAAGCTCGGGCAGTCCTTGATTATCCTGCACTCAAACTTTGTTCGTTTAATCCCGGTGCTTTGGTCTATTCTCAAGGTGACTGGAAATTGATGGCCGACCCCTGGCGAAAGCCATCGACAGCGTGGGCCAGTTTGAATTCTGGTTTCGCGAACTTTGCTGACTTCTGGAAGCTGTACCGACTTCGCCAGCGGTTACTCTCGACGAGTATCGAGCAGCTCTGGGATGAGCCAGAGTTACCAACCATCGACTACCTGCAGAAAAAAGTCGGATTCTCGAAATCACTGATCGAGGCTTTTTTTCGCCCGTGGTACTCAGGCATTTTTCTAGAATCCGAACTGCAGACTACCAGTCGTTTTTTCAACTTTGTTTTCAAAATGCTGGCGGAAGGACAGGCGGCACTCCCTGCTCTGGGAATGCAGCAAATTCCCGAGCAACTGGCCAGCCGGCTTCCTCAAGGGACAATCCATTATCTTTCGCGGGTGGAGAAGATTGATGGCCAGACTCTGATTTTTACCAACGGAAAGAAAGAATCTTTTTCCACAATTGTTCTCGCCACAGATGGCCTTTCCGCTATCAGGCTGAGCGAAGGATTCATCCCGGTAACGAAAACATGTTCGACGGCCTGCCTCTACTTCAGTTGTGAGATACCTCATGCTGCTCATCGCTGGTTAATGCTCAATGGAGACGGGCATGGGCCAGTCAACAACCTTTGCTTCCCAGCCGGTGTCTCACCAGATTACGCACCGGCAGGCAAAACTCTGATATCAGCATCAGTGGTGGGGGCAGCCGCCCAAGCCGATCCAGAGAAATTGCAGTCAGAAGTTCGCGATCAGATTGAAAGCTGGTTCCGCTTGAAATCGAAATCGCATTCGCAGGCTAATCCATGGTTGGGATCTCCATTGCCGCAACTGGAACATTTGCGAACCTATCGGATCGAGCATGCCCTGCCAGCGCAGCCCGTTGGGAAGCTCTCGGGATCGCGACTGAAGCACGATTTTCGGCCAGCGATGCTCAGACCTGGACTCTACAGTGCAGGGGATTATTTAGAGACAGCTTCTATTCAAGGGGCAATGACGAGTGGTCGCCGTGTGGCGGAAGCGATTGCCAATCATTGA